The DNA segment GGTCGATGCGGAGACCCGCCAGCCAATTGAGAAACGGCCATGGCTTACGCTGGCCATCGATTCATATTCTCGGATGATCGTCGGGTATTTTCTTAGTCTGATGAGCCCTTCGGCCTTTGGAGCCGGCGTTGCACTCTATATGGGGATGATGCCGAAGCGAGATCTGCTGACCACACTTGACCTGCCCGGGCGTTGGCCAGTTTTTGGCAAGTTTCGCAAGGTATTTGCGGACAACGCCAAGGAGTTTAAGGGTACCGTCCTTCAGCGTGCGTGCGAGGAACATCAGATCGATCTACAACTTCGTCCGGTTAAGACGCCGAGGTATGGGGCCTACATCGAGGCCATGGTGGGGAACGTCAATAAGCAATTGCACAAGAAGCGCGGTACAACCCACAGGTCGCCGGATGTCAGCCCTGATTATGACTCTTCGGAAAAGTCGGCGTTTACGCTCGCGGCACTTGAATGCGACATTGTTGACTGGATTGTGAATAGTTATCAGGTCGACCGTCACTCAGCGTTCAACACGACGCCGCTACACAAATGGGAGCAAGGCTTGCTTGGCGACTCAAGAATGCCGGGCGTCGGTTTGCCGCCAATACCCATGAACCCTGAAAAACTGCGTCTCGATTTTCTACCGTTTGAGAGACGCGCCGTTCATCCCTACGGCGTCGAGTTGGGTAGTCTGATGTTCTACCACGAGGTTCTCAATCGATGGATCGGCGCAGCTGACCCAGGGATTCCCAAAGAAAAGCGCAAATTCATTTTTCATTACGATCCAAGAACTATCCGGAAAATCTGGTTCTGGGATCCTGAGGTTAAGCAGCATTACGAGATCCCATTGAAAGATACTACTTGGCCGGACATCTCTTGGTCGGAGTTTGATGAGTACCGCAAAGCAATGATCAAACAGGGCCATCAACATGTCGATGAGGCGGCGATCAAGGGGTACGTCCAGCGCAGCAAGATTCGTGAACAGCACGAAGTCGAGCAAACGCAGGCGTTCAGAAAAGGAAAAACCAAACCTGCGAACCGGAGCGCCCAGGGCAAACCGGCCAATACGGCGCCGGGGTCCAACCACTACGCCGCCACACCCGCAACGACCATACAGACTCCGGTGAATGATGTTGGATACAACAATCAACATGACGATCTATTCAGCACACCGGCCCAGCCTTTCGCGGACATCGAAATATGAGTTTCGATCATCTTCTAGGCGTTGCCAAGGACGCAGTCCTGTGGACACCCGAAGATCGGATCGACTTCATCAATGAAGATCGATGGATCGGCTACTCGGCCGCCGCCACCATTCTTACGGAGTTCGATGACCTGGTGGAACATCCGCGTAATTTACGCATGCCGTGCCGCTACGTTGTCGGCGACCCGGA comes from the Sulfuritalea hydrogenivorans sk43H genome and includes:
- a CDS encoding Mu transposase C-terminal domain-containing protein; amino-acid sequence: MSVARSLLTPGGYLELAQGAFVSFRGKACKIRRVMSLDSVVIQYVDGGETDRVHPIELRPVEEAVVESAMQPTPVDEGDAEVSPDAKSDKRDINDISDAEWEEAKALYEVIKPLLENPKRTRADVVAVATARGVQASTVYRWMGDYGSTGHVSGLIKGKRGRKKGTRLLTPEQEAIIDEALEEFLDPQAITPATLIEDLNGRFDDAGIVRPHPNTIRNRVVDIPLKRKMSARGNKELAKQRFDPTPGKFPDGTFPLECIQIDHVRLDMKVVDAETRQPIEKRPWLTLAIDSYSRMIVGYFLSLMSPSAFGAGVALYMGMMPKRDLLTTLDLPGRWPVFGKFRKVFADNAKEFKGTVLQRACEEHQIDLQLRPVKTPRYGAYIEAMVGNVNKQLHKKRGTTHRSPDVSPDYDSSEKSAFTLAALECDIVDWIVNSYQVDRHSAFNTTPLHKWEQGLLGDSRMPGVGLPPIPMNPEKLRLDFLPFERRAVHPYGVELGSLMFYHEVLNRWIGAADPGIPKEKRKFIFHYDPRTIRKIWFWDPEVKQHYEIPLKDTTWPDISWSEFDEYRKAMIKQGHQHVDEAAIKGYVQRSKIREQHEVEQTQAFRKGKTKPANRSAQGKPANTAPGSNHYAATPATTIQTPVNDVGYNNQHDDLFSTPAQPFADIEI